The sequence ATCGTGGAAACACATTCAAAATGCTTTGAATACAAACCGTTCCTCCGCCACTCAATAACTTCCACGTTGTGATGATATGGGACGATAACCAACTCACCCATGATAGATGGAAGTTGGCTGCCAGTcatcaataaataaaaaggattcCCTACTCACAAAGCATTGGTTCTAAGTCTAGGGTTCTATCACCATAAGAGCATAAAGGGTTTGAGTGAGTAGAAGAGTTCTTTTGACAACCACGTTGGCTTCGACAGGTACGGCTTCTTGTTCTATATATCACATTGTGATTTAAGGTTAAATGTTAATTATTAGGTAGTCCCAACATGCCCCCTAGTAAGTAATTATTGTTCTCAACGCTTGTTTGGGAGTCGCTTCTAAGTGTTtggcaaatatttaaaatttctttAAACAATTCCTAGACATTAGATCATTGTGAACGGTTAAGATTAAAAGCATTGTATTTTCTGCTGGAcagaaaatctggtagaggatCCAGAAATAGACAGAAGgatatctatatctatatatagcTTTTTGGATTAAGTacccccccccctcccctccCCTCCCCTCCCCTCCCCTCCTCCAAACCTTTTAGTGTCATTCCAAATTGGTCTCAATCTTTTTAAACATTCCAAGCAAATATCTAacctattaaaaatgttacatcCATCAAGCCCTAGTTCATTTTTCAAAAATAGATTCTATACAACCACCACTTTGGTATATCATGGACAATATTAATATTAGTTGCCTCAAAATCTAAATTTCAAACATAGATTATATAATATGGAACCCAATGATCAAACAGGTATTGAGTTGAATCGAAAATGGACCCAAATCGAAATACATCAGGAGGACAATCTCTTAACAAAGAAGAGGATTAAGAATTCACATAGGGTTTCAAGGAGTTTGTTTATACTCATATGATTAACTCTTTTTCCGATTCTCGGCTCGTAAAGCTTCTAGTTCTTCTTTGTGGGCGGTGAAGATGGTGGTGTTGCATCATGGCAGTCCATGCCATTTCAGCAACCTCCATAACCTTCTTCTCGAAGTTGGTGACTTGAGTAGTAGGGTGAAGTTGATGGTTTTGCAATGGGTTTAGAGGTGATGGCATGATGAGGGTAGTGGTAACCATTAGTTTGTGGAGGCTATGCTTCCATGACCTTCTATTGATTTTGGAGATGAAGTAAGCCTAGTTAATTTAAAAGATTTTTAACTGGAACTTAATggatgtgacattttcaataaGTTGGGTACTTGTTTAGAACGTTTAAAAAGGTTGAGACCAATTTGGAATGATACTAAAAGGTTGGGGGATTTTAGTACTTaatcctagttttttttttcacctttcATTATATATGGCTAcgcataaacattcataagatAATGACTTGAGTTGCATAGTCTATATTGCAGGTACTACTTATCAAACAGGTTAAATGAGAAAAGCAATATCTATAGCTTTGGGGTTGtgtttgataggatttttactactcatgtgaatgcgataaaaacctcctattttacttgcaagaatcacaaggttattgtagtataaacggatctcgcaaggtcattctccacagggattattaaataattcgaaacaaatcAGATTTCAATTAatgattgtaaagtagaaatttggatgattgattttataacctacttaaagtaaaaacgaatttaatgaattaaaatagataatctgcaatattaaagctagagagaagaaaacagttatgagaaaatcaaattaagaaggcactagggttccaccatcacctagcaatcctatgaatttttacccattacttatgatctacacatgccactttgaaggttagattttcctaattcatattctacttggaacctccaatatagaacgtatatctaacatgcaacccgtccggacgttcggatcaaatctaaacatgaaagactcattatgctttatgaaaatcctttgaaaaaccatgcaatccttaagacgtgatattcatcctaaaagaaattacaattattaatcacaagaagccagcgtcaatttcggggaaccttccgaccaaaattgcatcaaattacttttctaaaaatcctaatggtgatcaggcattaaaacaattagatagtttttatcccggtgattaacaattcaaagtacgcatgcaatcaatcataagcaattaaataaaaatcacatattcatgctaaggctcaaggcttcaccctagcaatagaaattagttctgcatattcataattgaaatcatagaaatatccattaagaaaaggattgaaaacaccttcaagtagaaaatcttcaaaaccctagcacttctctctgtctccaaaattgcataaaataaagcgtactCTAAAATTGTAGACGGCTCAGCAATATATTTTCCAAGCCACcccccaaaaccctagaaaacataaccctaaattaaatgataaaaattcgtctaaaatctgaacagccacgttttggcccataagctgctccaaaactggcccaatatagctggatttaatgtttggactattctgaacacttttccagaaggccacgaacccatccgaggtcatcttgggctccaaaaacgcaatttaagcccaaaaacgtcactttccagcactgcgcattgcttctttatttcatcgccagaaaaccaccgcttggtggaaaaatcccaaattttgatacgatcaagctaagtgactcacgaacgtcctccaactggaattactccaaaattcgtccattggtcatgttttgctccagaggaagtcgaaagtcctatattgaaaatacaattcaaagtatcaaaattcttccaaaatattaaccaaaatatactaagattagggtaaaatatataatataaaatctactcatcagtgTTGTTGGAGATTATCACTAGTAAACATGTTTTTATCAAAAAACGCATGATCACATTAGTGATTGGGTTGCTTTCTTGCTTGAAAAGGGGGACATTAACGGGATCTTTGATTCGAGATTAACAAGAACTTCAATGTTAACTCTGGCTGGAAAGCTTTGGAAATAGCAATGGCATGTGTATCCACAGATGCCACCAAAAAGCCTAACATGAGTGTAGTGGTGGTGGGACTAAAGGAGTGTTTGGCAACAGAACTAGCTTGAGCAAAGCAGAGTGGCAATCAAACTGAATAGGAAGTTCCATTGAGATGATGTCTAAGATGAAATCAATCTCTATGGAATTGGAAAGTCCCTCAATTAGATAGTATAAGTAAACCTATTTTGATAAAAGaggaaattgtagcaatgatctttCAACTTTAGTCCGATTGGAGTAATgatcccttaactaaaaattcgtGATTATTGGTCCCTTaattcatcaaaacgtgcaactatggTCATTTTTGTTCACTCTAACAGAACTTctatcaaaatgagtcacatgcCACACACGTGAGGCTAAATTAAAGGGGcaaatatagaaaaccaaatgaaaaagtagcaatggtccctcaactttaatccaattggagaaatagtcccttaactttaacctaatttgAGCAGTGGTCCCTTAGCTTTAACCcatgtagcaatggtccttccactgtgactcattttgacaaaagttCTAACGGAGTTGACGAAAGAACCATAATTGCACATTTTAataagttaagggaccaatgatCACAGATTTAAAGACCATTACTTTAGACAttctccattttattacccGAGCTAGCCCACTTTTGTGTCACGACCCTGACCCTATGTCTAAGTCCAATAGAGACTAGCATGCTCTGAGCCTAGAGGCCAGCTCGGCCAATTTGTGACCATCGAaattatctttttcttcttttagtttTAGTGCAATGTTTTTGGTCTaaatgttggatttatccaataggcttaaatgtcaaaatagtCTTTGTGTTATAGTCATTTGGTCAATTTAGTTCTCAtgtttctagtttgaccaatTTAGTCCTTGTGTTTATCCATTAACCAATTAAGAACATTCCGCCCAATCTTTGTTAAAAATTTAACAATATTGTAACCTATTATAGAAAAATATTCTCAactaaaatagaaaaatatttaatttcaaaatgaaaaaaaataaaataaacaaacttACCATGACATCCACCCTGTCCTTGATCCAAACCCCAACCCTGGCCACACATGCAGGCAACTCGATGAACACGTCTCTAGATCCATCGTGACCCTACTTGTCACCGCGCGAGTTCCATCTTCGTAGTCACAAGAAAATTAACCCCAACTACCTTGCCTCTAACTGTGTAATCGAGAAACATACCGCAATTTAAATATACAAAGAATGCATCAACAAGAAATGACACACATAAGAGATAAAACTTCTAATCTAAAAAATTCGTAGGGTTGTGACATAGAAAAAGTGGGGGTGCAAGAAAATTGGAAGAGTAGAGAACGTTAGGGAGGAGGTCGgaattttttaatagagattagaTTGAAATTCCTTAATTGGCTAACGAAGATAAACATGAGGACCAAATTGTCCAATTTGAAAACACGGGGACTAAATTGACCCCATGACTATAACGTAGGGATCATTTTGACATGTCAACCTATCTAATATAAATCAACAAttaagtggtctactacatgtaTTAGGAATGTAATATTAGAGAATAATGTAGATtctgatttgatctcttaaGGTATCAATCTTATATTAAGTGTCTTATAATATAAGTAGGATTGATGGAGTCCTTAATTACTTGTGATTATGATACCTTTCTTGGTAGCTAAGAAAGTGGGATTAGGTTTCCTTTATGGACGGAAACCCTAGTTCTTAGCTTGTACAAATACTAAGGTCCCTGCAGATCTTAGATACACATAACATAATACTTCTCATAAAGTAGCTGTATCCGGCTAGGTATTTGTAGAAGACCTTGGTTACTGCTTCATGATATGATCAGGCAATCCAGCTTTTtcatttgtgttttattgtataACCATATAACTCTAACAGTTGGTATTAGAGTCATtgattatatatacatacatgaacTGCATGTTTAATCCAAGTTGTGATTGCATATGCTTGGCAACACCACCATGCTGTTTATAATTATATCAGTGCAAATTGTTGATTATGATCAGgttgtataattattatgtTTTAGAAAAGATTATCTCTTAATGATCTTATGGCACGAATTTGGAGAAGCATATATACATAGAATTCAAGTATGAAATTTAAATAATGGTAATGATTGCTTCGAATTCCAACAGttttccaaattccaaattataCGTTGAGTAAACTGCCGATTTCTCCCCTAAACTTTCACTTAACTTTCGATTTCCCTCCTGAACATTTTAGTTGGAAAATTAAGaacttaaacttttttttttttggccaatttcccctgctgttagtttttcattcatttcatccaaatttatgttaaatgaaagcatgtgcacaacatgtaaGGTAGTCTGATCGCTTCGTTCTttagaataattaaaaaccctaaatttgtaAAATGTCGACCTATGCAAATATGAGTGATTCTATAGTTTTTGTATCTGAAAGTTTAGCAAAGTGACGCTTTTATTCTCAAATGAGAGTCACGCGGTGTGCACATGATAAGAGTTAACATTAATTTGGATATCATTTTTATGCTGATAGTTTAGGCTTATACCTATTATAATTACTAATaatatagggaactttaacgaaaagcacccggtactgttcactttaacgaaaaaccacatttttacactaaaaagttaatcctggtactattcactttaccctttattttgtccttatcattaaaactcaaagttttcaagcctttttcattagttttcctaatggCATTTTTATGCAGGCCTTTTTTATTGCCACTACTACATTTCTTCTCAATAAAGATATAAGTCTGAGTCTCATTTAATTTCCAGAAACATCAAACAAGCACAGAACGCGTCACAATGTTGAAGCTGGCAAAGCTTTATGGCAACAATATCCACTCTGATTTGTTGCAGATCTTGACCGTAGATTGTGGTAAATGTGGCACCTCACTTCAAATGCCAGGTCCTAAATCATCAATAATTATAAAGAACGGTTCCAACCAATTATTTCTAAAACATTAAGAGACCTCATCCATTTGTGACTCACAATGTCTGAAGGGCTCGATGCATGTTTTAGTGTAGTTTGATCGTCCTTGGGTTAGGTTTAAGATTAATTCAAGGTTAGTTAATCAAAATTAATTATACGTATGTTTTATCAGAACAAAGCAATTATAATTGCGGATATGAATTTAACCAAGTTAGTTATAACAGTATGAATTTAGTGTAAACTTCAAAATAAGCTAATCGCGCTCATTTCATTTCCAATTCTACCGCCCAGGTCTATTAGAGTGATGCCATGCTCATGGGCCCATTTAAGTGCAaagttttatttcaatttctgaCAATTGAATCCGACCAGTTATCCTAATTAACacgcattaattttttttcctatatgaTATTCTAAACAATATATCTTTAATACGGAAAAGTGATATGAACTTGAACGACACTATGCCTTAACCAATTAACCTAATGCATTTGCAACATGttaattttattagttttagTTGGCTAAGTAAAGCCACCTATTTCCATGCCCTATTTGTCCAACCAGTTGTGCTAGGCCAGAAGATTTTTCAGAACCACCAAAATAACTCCATCACATGCAGCTTTGACATGCCTTTTAACTCATAATGCCTCCACCTGCTATCCTCTCAACCACCCTATGCAACCGCATATTtaataccccccccccccccccaaaaaaaaaaaaaaaatttgtcctcaAATTATCACAAGAAATTAAAGTAAAGCAAGACCAAAAGGGTCAGTAATTTATTATGTTCAGGCattagattgaataaatcaacgATATAACGGACAGAATGTGTGTGATTGTCATTTCCTAATTTTTAGTGTGGGTAATTAAATCCATAAAACAAGTTGATCTATCATTCAATGCCTACCAGAGACTCCACCTTCCCTCTGCAAGAGGAAACTTCAAAAGGGCcattttcaaaagcattttataAGTTCCAATTTCACAACACAAAGCACTTCTGTTTTTCACAACATGGAAAGCCATTTCTTGAGAGCAGTAGCTTTTGGCTTGGTTTTGGCTTTTGCGTTTGTGATTGGAGGAAATTATGCACAAGAGTCAACCACACTTGTTCCGGCAATCATGACGTTTGGAGACTCTGCAGTTGATGTGGGCAACAATGACTACCTCCCTACCATTTTCAAGGCTAATTACCCACCTTATGGAAGGGACTTTGTGAGTCATCAGCCTACTGGGAGGTTTTGCAATGGCTattggagaacaattcagaaataaacaatataacagaaataaacagaacttgaaattcacaattttatTTCACAAAAAGTACTTGCTACACAGAATGAAAAGTATACAATAAATACagaaattaatataagaatatcaacagtactaacttgattacagaaggtagaggcagaaattaatataagaatatcaacagtactaacttgattacagaaggtagaggctagcgtaaaagctatgtccttcgaacagtaaTTCCGTCACACTCTTGTGTTTGTGGTTCTAtaacgtctgctcgaccaggATACAATTACCTAATCCTACAACCCgcactggattatagaattctaacgaattgctttgtgtgtttactctttCTGAAAAGTTTGTacggaagaaaaggaagaagaaaagatgaaagatgatgaactgaggactccagttatataggctctttcatacctcttcaaataccttttggatGTATTTGAAGCTTTACAACTCTCTACAAAAGGTTGTATCTTTAATcaaaatgtttttaattaatttaattaaaaacttaatttgaaattaaaactaattgatcagattaattttaattcttaggccccaaggcccaaggcccttgtcttgattaattaatattaatttatattaatattatggtataatcatCAAGCTCAATCCACAGAAATGATGGCCCAAGCCTCAATTCTCATTCCAAGTGGTCCAACACATAACTAATATTGTAGAagacaaaacatatataaaggtactttggaatcttgttttcaccaatgtgggacaagagtctcaaaacttccaacaatGGCAAACTGGCAACTGACATCACTGGTAAGTTGAAAATTTAGCTTCCAACAAAAGTGCTTTTGTtattaacaatattaaacagTAATTAATTGCTTCTTAATTAGCATAATGGGCAACTTAATGATGATCTGCATAAGATTTTTAGTTAACAGAACTGCAAGTTTAAATTGTTAGTGAAATTAATGACTGTTTGACTGTTTtgctgcttttttttcttttgcagcTCAGAATTTAAGTGCTTTAGATTAATAATATGGTCACTTTAGCTGCATTTGCGATTAATTTCTATTAGAGCGAGCATGTTAACTGATGATATGATATGGTAGCTGATGTATTAATTAACAGTTGTCGGTAGTAATTGATACATGATTTGATGTAATAAGTGCGCATCAACTGCCTCGTAGTTCTCCAATGTGGTTAGAGAATATGATTTTTCTTGCATTATTCTTCGTGATCAGTAGTTAATTAGAATATCCAAGGAAATTTAATTGACTGGTAAAAATCTAATCTTATGTCTTTATATATGCAGCCGACACTTTAGGGTTCACTACTTATCCGCCGGCGTATCTTAGCCCACAAGCATCAGGGAAAAACCTTCTGATCGGAGCGGGATCCCTCTGATACCACATTATTCTCATGGTTTTCCCTTTCAGCTCAGTGTAGTTCAGACAAGCCATAGCCTTGGATGCTGACCAAAACAGACCGAAAGCTTGTCAAGAAATCAAACGTTCTacgataatcataatataatagaaataacacTAAAggataggtcgattacttgcgccccaagtaacttcggacttcttgtttatcaaagactgtcgtggatgggttaagtccacataaggttctttttttatgccttgagaccaaggacttttaaatgatcaatcttacatgcccgagggcttagaacttagatctgattcAATCTGTGAAGAGATATTTAAATCGGATTCAAGAACTGAGGAGTCTTTTTAATCATCAACTTgccagaaataacttggatacaactggaagtatacaacatattgctagactactgaatgaaaagataaaaacaaaaagggtcgggcaaggctgatcgtcttgcaacttcctatctttgtggtttatcaaggggtTTGAGAGCTTAGAAAGAGGGGTAAGGAGATGGGTTTACAAAAGGAattcgatactacagcaagttctagacaaggtagcagaactattacaaaggctttggtgaaggttgatctcgaaagggatgaagaattgggctgactacagctttgttgaaggcaaatctggtttgagctaagtttgtgcttgtatttgtttgtttgattgagtgtccttatctctgatttctctttcttctattATAGACACTTCGGCTTGGCCTCTTGTAGtagtaatcttgcccgaatgcaactTGAAGGacaatgactcatcagctttttacttgtactgccactgtaaagtgcttttgggctgattagctggctggtctatccACTTGACCTCtaagtaggtgagcaagtggttcaAATGGTCTGCACCTAGTCAGAAAAGGGTATCTCCTGCTTTCTGGGCTTTGGCTGGGCTtcggacttttctccttctagacctttttcttttgggccaactccttcttgagcccaaagttcaagttttaacccaaacagtaaTAATACAACAAATGATCAATTATACCGAAAAAGAAATGATACGAATTATGCTGGAAGACTTTCAATCATCATAATCAGTAGTGTTAAATGAGTTGAGCTGCTCATTGCAGGGATTTATCAAACAACAACTTAAGAGGATCAATTCTAGAAACTTTGTCACAACTGCCGACGTTAAATGTCTTGTAAGTTATTttgttatatatgtgtgtgtgtattttgttATTGTCTTATCGCTTATTTACGCATTTGAAACTCAATACGAGTCTTGCACCATGTAATTGAAATTGTGTCACTTAACTTCCTAAAACTCAACTTCTTTTTCACTTTCCCACATGCTGTCAAAGTCTGTTAGAAAACCCATTAAAATTGGTGACATGAAACAAATAGGACCCAAATTCGTATCAACCTTTTTTAACATTCCGAATAACTACCCAACCGATTGAAAATGTCACATATGTTAAGTCCCAGATAATTTTTCCATTAAATATACATGTGGCCATATTGGGTCCAACCTATTGAAAATGTTACATCTGTCAGGCCCCAATTAATTTTTCCATTAATCCTAATCTTGTTATATATGTGTCCTCATTTAGAAAGCATGCTAACTATATATGTACTGCTTAATCTACCTTTGCAGAAATTTGGAGAATAACAACCTCACAGGCTCAATTCCGATGGTACTCATTGACAGATGGAAGGATGGTTTACTATCATTAAGGTGCgccactttttgtttttttatagcaGAACGAGGAGATTTGTTGAAGGAAATAGAAAAAACTACatattaaaatagaaaaaataaaaggaaaactaatgaaaatggcttgaaaactttgagttttaatgataagaacaaaataaagggtaaagtgaatagtaccaggattgactttttagtgtaaaaatgtggtttttcgttaaagtgaacagtaccaggtgtttttcgttaaaattcccaaaaataaataCCCGGACAGCAGTATGTTTTATACAAAAGTACTGTTTTTTGTTTGAACAAAAGTACTTTGATGGCTtaattggagagagagagagagtgagaaaaaatataaaaaatataaac is a genomic window of Malus domestica chromosome 09, GDT2T_hap1 containing:
- the LOC139188061 gene encoding GDSL esterase/lipase APG-like, translated to MESHFLRAVAFGLVLAFAFVIGGNYAQESTTLVPAIMTFGDSAVDVGNNDYLPTIFKANYPPYGRDFVSHQPTGRFCNGKLATDITADTLGFTTYPPAYLSPQASGKNLLIGAGSL